The following are encoded together in the Persephonella sp. genome:
- a CDS encoding glutamine-synthetase adenylyltransferase, with protein sequence MAKLTKFETLKKDFLNSLTAEQYELLEKLSDYSSCITDFIFRHTDQLEYIFNSLEQPLLGKEKLMKEAEDLLQVENTDLFCQKLTFFKMKHFSRIVAKDIYKKNDLLDLTEEYSYLADVSFEVCYQKALEKTKKRFGTPMDQETGREAEGCVIALGKLGGLDLNYYSDVDVIYVYSNEGKTDKGITNREFFGELFRTVTMLMTKRNVEGRAWIVDLDLRPEGSKGFIAYSLPAVEFYYWSHGRTWERHMLIKARHCAGSKNVSDEFLKIIKPFVYRKHAGIEVFEEIVEMKKLIEEESRKKIKGEWDVKRGDGGIREIEFVIQILQLMYGGKFPDLQERRTIKALEKLIMHNLIDKETGTLLKEGYYLLRRLEHIIQIKNCVQTQTFFMKDAKEYAQKLGFSSEEEFLKRIEFYKNKIKETFTGLSPDIDVKLTSLQRFILTKHYEDEAVDYLKSIGFKDPKWALKMFKDIFFSKIYIELSENSKEVLFDFIPILEKKLKEFPDREDFLLNFRKMMVDGGMLWVFVSALEQNPNLVEFMLNIAKFSDYISDLISKDRELLDWAFGIEEVPEKKEDFEKELFIIPEKKDFIDRLKKLKKIVEVLVSLRYLSKIHRENPEERLVEINTALSNLADYILDSLYRHFDGKEFAIYSLGKLGSREMNVGSDLDLVFVFKDEDSKNRFLKIPQNIVKALTSYSGEGILYHIDLRLRPFGKGGELSPSLSFYKNYFEKEARVWERLAWTKARFITGDIEVKKQMDSLIEDFLFGKPVDRDFINEAIDMRFRLEGLVRETPEEIDIKLGKGGITDIEFLIQIYTLKSGKRITNILQGVELFKRNLIDDYIFLREVEARLRMIKGVGLSKIYKNSPFLYRISHSFGMEPEDLWNILIKTKKEIREIFLREMKILREG encoded by the coding sequence ATGGCAAAATTAACAAAGTTTGAAACTCTGAAGAAAGATTTTCTTAATTCCTTAACAGCTGAACAGTATGAACTTCTGGAAAAACTGTCAGATTATTCCTCATGTATAACAGACTTTATCTTCAGGCACACAGATCAGCTTGAATACATATTCAACAGCCTTGAACAGCCTCTTCTGGGAAAGGAAAAACTCATGAAAGAGGCAGAAGATCTTCTTCAGGTAGAAAACACAGATCTTTTCTGTCAAAAGCTAACATTTTTTAAAATGAAGCATTTTTCAAGGATTGTTGCCAAGGACATTTACAAAAAAAATGATCTTCTTGATCTCACAGAAGAGTATTCATACCTTGCTGATGTATCCTTTGAAGTCTGCTACCAAAAAGCCCTTGAAAAAACAAAAAAAAGATTTGGAACCCCTATGGATCAGGAAACAGGCAGGGAAGCTGAAGGGTGTGTAATAGCCCTTGGAAAACTGGGAGGACTTGACCTTAACTACTACTCAGATGTTGATGTTATCTATGTATACTCTAACGAAGGTAAAACAGACAAGGGGATCACAAACAGGGAGTTTTTTGGCGAGCTTTTCAGAACCGTTACTATGCTTATGACAAAGAGAAATGTTGAAGGCAGAGCATGGATCGTTGATCTTGATCTGAGACCTGAAGGAAGTAAAGGATTTATAGCATATTCTTTGCCTGCTGTAGAGTTTTATTACTGGAGCCATGGAAGAACATGGGAAAGACATATGCTTATAAAAGCAAGACATTGTGCAGGCAGCAAAAATGTCTCAGACGAGTTTTTGAAGATCATAAAACCTTTTGTTTACAGAAAACATGCAGGTATAGAGGTTTTTGAGGAAATAGTAGAGATGAAAAAGCTGATTGAGGAGGAATCACGGAAAAAAATAAAAGGAGAATGGGACGTTAAAAGGGGTGATGGGGGAATAAGGGAGATAGAGTTTGTAATCCAGATACTCCAGCTTATGTACGGGGGTAAATTTCCAGACCTTCAGGAAAGAAGAACTATAAAAGCCCTTGAGAAGTTAATTATGCATAATCTCATTGATAAGGAAACAGGCACACTCTTGAAAGAAGGTTATTATCTTTTAAGAAGGCTTGAGCATATAATCCAGATAAAAAACTGTGTTCAGACCCAGACATTTTTTATGAAAGATGCAAAAGAGTATGCACAAAAATTAGGGTTTTCTTCTGAGGAGGAATTTTTAAAAAGGATTGAGTTCTATAAAAATAAAATAAAGGAGACTTTCACAGGGTTATCTCCTGATATAGATGTTAAGCTGACAAGTCTTCAGAGATTTATCCTAACAAAGCATTATGAAGATGAAGCTGTTGATTACCTGAAGTCCATCGGGTTCAAAGATCCAAAATGGGCTCTGAAGATGTTTAAGGATATATTCTTCAGCAAGATATACATAGAGCTTTCAGAGAACTCAAAGGAGGTTCTTTTTGATTTTATCCCCATATTAGAAAAAAAACTAAAGGAATTTCCAGATAGAGAGGACTTTCTGCTGAACTTCAGAAAAATGATGGTTGATGGTGGAATGCTGTGGGTCTTTGTTTCTGCCCTTGAGCAAAATCCTAATCTCGTTGAGTTTATGCTGAATATAGCAAAATTCTCAGACTACATATCTGATCTTATATCAAAAGATAGGGAGCTTCTGGACTGGGCATTCGGGATAGAAGAAGTCCCTGAAAAGAAAGAAGACTTTGAAAAAGAGCTTTTTATAATACCTGAAAAAAAGGATTTTATTGACAGGCTTAAAAAACTTAAAAAAATAGTTGAGGTTCTTGTCTCTCTCAGATACCTTTCAAAAATACACAGGGAAAACCCTGAAGAAAGGCTTGTAGAGATAAACACAGCCCTTTCAAACCTTGCAGACTATATCCTTGACAGCCTTTACAGACATTTTGATGGAAAAGAGTTTGCTATTTACTCTCTTGGAAAGCTGGGAAGCAGGGAGATGAATGTTGGCTCTGATCTTGATCTGGTATTTGTGTTCAAAGATGAAGATAGTAAAAACAGATTTTTAAAAATTCCACAGAACATAGTAAAGGCTCTTACCTCTTACTCAGGAGAAGGAATTCTTTACCATATAGATCTTAGGCTCAGACCTTTTGGAAAAGGAGGAGAACTCTCCCCATCTCTATCTTTTTATAAAAACTATTTTGAGAAGGAGGCAAGAGTATGGGAGAGGCTTGCATGGACAAAAGCAAGATTTATAACAGGGGATATTGAGGTTAAAAAACAGATGGATAGTCTGATTGAGGACTTCCTTTTTGGAAAGCCTGTTGACAGAGATTTTATTAATGAAGCTATTGACATGAGATTTAGACTTGAAGGTCTTGTCAGGGAAACACCTGAGGAGATAGATATAAAGCTTGGAAAGGGGGGGATAACAGATATAGAGTTTTTAATCCAAATATATACCCTAAAAAGCGGAAAAAGAATAACCAACATACTTCAGGGGGTAGAGCTGTTTAAAAGAAACCTGATTGATGATTACATTTTTCTCAGGGAGGTTGAGGCAAGGCTTAGAATGATAAAAGGAGTAGGGCTTTCTAAAATATACAAAAATTCTCCCTTCCTTTACAGGATTTCCCACTCCTTCGGTATGGAACCGGAAGATCTATGGAATATTCTTATTAAAACAAAAAAAGAGATAAGGGAGATATTCCTCAGGGAAATGAAAATATTAAGGGAGGGTTGA
- a CDS encoding trypsin-like peptidase domain-containing protein produces the protein MHRFIIFIFLSLFIMVSCENKEEEKPRVLSIVQKTPDPVKQIQERIYSVIKKVKPSVVTILSKSGGTKTPIIFRFNEEIPPIENESLGSGFVLKKDKKYLYIVTNSHVIEKAKLITVRFSNGFQSKAEIVGKDPKSDIALIKVRVSKEIANVNPVKIGSPKNLKVGYFVISGGSPYNLGLTFTLGIVSALNRNLGISAYENYIQTDAAINPGDSGGPLIDLNGEVVGMNTAIIQTGQGLGFAIPINTVVEITDQLFKYGRVKRGWLGVLVQEVPLKIKKSLHIPHGVQIIKVFKNSPAYKSGLRPGDIILSIKGKEIKTPSDLKYIVSQLKPDETVDVEFIRGRKRQKLTIKIEELVDRK, from the coding sequence ATGCACCGGTTTATTATTTTTATCTTTTTATCTCTTTTCATTATGGTTTCCTGTGAAAATAAGGAAGAAGAAAAACCCCGTGTTCTCAGCATAGTCCAAAAAACTCCCGATCCAGTAAAACAGATACAGGAAAGGATATACTCTGTTATAAAAAAAGTAAAGCCTTCTGTGGTAACGATATTATCAAAGTCTGGAGGGACAAAAACGCCGATTATATTTAGATTTAATGAAGAAATCCCACCGATAGAAAATGAATCTTTAGGTTCTGGTTTTGTGCTTAAAAAAGACAAAAAGTATCTGTATATAGTTACAAACAGCCATGTTATAGAAAAGGCAAAACTGATAACCGTAAGGTTTTCAAACGGGTTTCAATCTAAGGCAGAGATAGTAGGAAAAGACCCAAAAAGCGACATAGCCTTAATTAAGGTCAGGGTTTCAAAAGAGATAGCAAATGTAAATCCTGTTAAAATCGGCAGTCCTAAAAATCTAAAAGTGGGATACTTTGTTATATCAGGAGGAAGCCCTTACAATTTAGGTCTTACCTTTACCCTCGGCATAGTATCTGCCCTAAACAGAAATCTTGGGATATCAGCTTATGAAAACTATATACAGACCGATGCAGCTATAAATCCAGGAGACTCAGGAGGTCCTTTGATTGATCTTAATGGTGAAGTGGTCGGTATGAATACAGCCATTATTCAGACAGGACAAGGTCTTGGTTTTGCAATACCTATAAATACAGTGGTAGAGATAACAGATCAGCTTTTTAAATACGGCAGGGTAAAAAGAGGTTGGCTGGGGGTTCTTGTTCAGGAAGTTCCTTTGAAGATAAAAAAATCTCTTCATATACCGCACGGTGTCCAGATAATAAAAGTATTCAAAAACAGCCCTGCTTACAAATCCGGATTAAGACCAGGTGATATAATACTTTCAATCAAAGGTAAAGAAATAAAAACTCCTTCCGATCTTAAATATATAGTTTCACAGTTAAAACCTGATGAAACTGTAGATGTTGAATTTATAAGAGGAAGAAAAAGACAGAAATTAACCATCAAAATTGAGGAACTTGTAGACAGAAAATAA
- a CDS encoding RNA polymerase sigma factor RpoD/SigA, whose product MRKFTYEEGITYYLKSISKIPLLSPEEEKEIAKKAKEGDKKALEKLIKSNLRFVVNVAKNYSGYGIPFQELISAGNIGLIEAAKRFDPDRGVRFISYAIWWIKQSILQTIQSQKDVIKIPQKTQNLSIKIDTAYLELKERLNREPKYSEIKNYLKEKENIDVDEETIENYLLIKRHSVSLDTPVDLEEGTFFIDLVSKHSTKEIEEDVVKESIEKEINYILSHLSERERYIIVHRFGLNGEEPKTLREIGKALGVSRERVRQIEIRTLKKIRALATKRHLKDLLS is encoded by the coding sequence ATGAGAAAATTTACCTATGAAGAGGGGATCACTTACTATCTGAAATCTATTTCCAAAATTCCTCTTTTATCTCCGGAGGAAGAAAAGGAAATAGCAAAAAAGGCAAAAGAAGGAGACAAAAAAGCCCTTGAAAAGCTAATCAAATCAAACCTGAGGTTTGTTGTAAATGTGGCAAAAAATTACTCAGGCTACGGAATTCCATTTCAGGAGCTTATATCTGCAGGAAATATAGGGCTTATAGAGGCTGCAAAAAGGTTTGATCCTGACAGGGGAGTAAGGTTTATTTCTTACGCTATCTGGTGGATAAAACAGTCTATTCTCCAGACAATACAAAGTCAAAAAGATGTTATTAAAATCCCCCAAAAAACGCAAAATCTGTCCATAAAAATAGATACTGCATATCTTGAGCTGAAAGAAAGGCTAAATCGGGAACCAAAATACTCAGAAATTAAAAACTATTTAAAAGAAAAGGAAAACATAGATGTGGACGAGGAAACGATAGAAAATTACCTGCTGATAAAAAGGCATTCTGTATCCCTCGATACACCTGTTGATCTTGAAGAAGGAACATTCTTTATAGATCTTGTATCAAAACACAGCACAAAAGAGATAGAGGAAGATGTTGTAAAAGAGTCTATAGAAAAAGAGATAAACTACATACTATCTCACCTGAGCGAGAGGGAAAGGTATATCATAGTCCACAGGTTTGGTCTAAACGGTGAAGAACCTAAAACACTGAGAGAAATAGGAAAAGCCCTTGGGGTTTCAAGGGAAAGGGTCAGGCAGATAGAGATAAGAACCCTAAAAAAGATCAGGGCACTCGCAACAAAAAGACATCTTAAAGATCTTCTCAGCTAA
- the tyrS gene encoding tyrosine--tRNA ligase, whose protein sequence is MSEWHGKTPEEQLKIIKKGVLDIISEQELLDKLKEERPLIVKAGFDPTAPDLHLGHTVLLQKLRTFQQLGHTVYFIIGDFTAMIGDPSGRDKTRPPLTKEQVLQNAKTYKEQVFKVLDPEKTVVVFNSEWLGEMTAQDLIKLTAKYTVARMLERDDFKKRFKENKPIAIHEFIYPLLQAYDSVAIKADVELGGSDQRFNLLIGRDIQKEYGIEKPQVAILLPLLVGTDGVRKMSKSYGNYIGITEPPEEMFGKIMSIPDELMWDYWELLTDLTVEEIQKIKEDVENGILHPMEVKKQLAMYIVTRFHDEESAIRAKEHFERVHSKRELPEEIPEPEVIIATESRKIPLYELIHSIGFAPSKSEARRLIKGGAVKIDGNKITDPYAEVDLSSEFILQVGKRKFARIKPENIKLQT, encoded by the coding sequence TTGTCTGAATGGCATGGTAAAACACCTGAAGAACAGCTGAAAATAATAAAAAAAGGTGTTCTTGATATAATCAGCGAACAGGAACTTTTAGATAAACTGAAAGAGGAAAGACCTTTAATAGTAAAAGCCGGATTTGATCCTACAGCTCCAGATCTTCATTTAGGTCATACAGTTTTACTCCAGAAACTAAGAACATTCCAGCAGCTTGGTCATACAGTTTATTTCATAATTGGTGATTTTACAGCGATGATAGGAGACCCTTCAGGAAGGGACAAAACAAGACCTCCCCTAACAAAAGAGCAGGTTCTTCAGAACGCAAAAACATACAAAGAGCAGGTTTTTAAGGTTTTAGATCCGGAAAAAACAGTTGTTGTTTTTAACAGCGAATGGCTTGGGGAGATGACAGCTCAGGACCTGATAAAGCTTACGGCAAAATACACGGTAGCAAGAATGCTTGAGAGGGACGACTTTAAAAAAAGGTTTAAAGAGAACAAACCTATAGCCATACATGAGTTTATATATCCCCTTCTTCAGGCTTATGATTCTGTAGCAATAAAGGCAGATGTTGAACTTGGAGGATCAGACCAGAGGTTTAACCTTTTGATAGGAAGGGATATACAGAAGGAATACGGTATTGAAAAACCTCAGGTTGCTATTTTATTGCCTCTTCTTGTTGGAACAGACGGCGTAAGAAAAATGAGCAAATCTTACGGGAACTACATCGGGATAACAGAGCCCCCTGAGGAGATGTTTGGAAAGATAATGTCAATACCTGACGAGCTTATGTGGGACTACTGGGAACTTCTTACAGATCTGACTGTTGAGGAGATACAAAAAATTAAGGAAGATGTTGAAAATGGAATTCTTCACCCTATGGAAGTAAAAAAACAGCTTGCTATGTATATAGTGACAAGATTTCATGATGAGGAGTCAGCAATTAGAGCAAAAGAACATTTTGAAAGGGTTCACTCCAAAAGGGAGCTACCTGAGGAGATACCAGAGCCAGAAGTGATAATAGCAACAGAAAGCAGAAAAATACCTCTTTATGAACTTATCCACAGTATTGGTTTTGCCCCATCAAAATCTGAAGCAAGAAGGCTTATAAAAGGAGGGGCTGTTAAGATAGACGGAAACAAGATAACAGATCCTTATGCTGAGGTTGACCTTTCTTCTGAGTTTATTCTTCAGGTAGGTAAACGTAAGTTTGCAAGGATAAAACCTGAAAACATAAAACTACAAACTTAA
- a CDS encoding YqaA family protein → MFEGLKQWAEEVVSDYGYAGIFLISFTESIIQPVPPDPFITGGTAFGLSPVYAAFIAAVGSVLGGIVGYFLGKFLGEPVFKKFMKQKYYDKGEILFRRFGIWAVIIAAVTPIPFKAICWLAGIFEMPFWGFVLAAFIGRLPRFLFMAYFGQWIGSL, encoded by the coding sequence ATGTTTGAAGGCTTAAAACAGTGGGCTGAAGAAGTTGTATCCGATTACGGTTATGCAGGTATATTTTTGATATCCTTTACAGAAAGCATCATACAGCCTGTTCCCCCTGATCCTTTTATAACAGGTGGGACAGCTTTTGGTTTGTCTCCTGTTTATGCTGCCTTTATAGCAGCAGTAGGAAGTGTCTTAGGTGGAATAGTCGGGTATTTCTTAGGAAAATTTTTAGGGGAGCCTGTTTTTAAAAAATTTATGAAACAGAAATACTACGACAAAGGGGAGATACTGTTTAGAAGATTTGGCATATGGGCTGTGATAATAGCAGCGGTTACACCTATTCCGTTTAAGGCTATATGCTGGCTTGCCGGTATTTTTGAGATGCCATTCTGGGGGTTCGTCCTTGCTGCGTTTATCGGAAGATTACCAAGATTTTTATTTATGGCTTATTTTGGACAATGGATAGGAAGTCTGTAA
- a CDS encoding aspartate aminotransferase family protein, whose amino-acid sequence MKDFVLEGNRYLIGNYARYPVSFVRGEGVYLYDTEGKKYLDMLAGIAVNTLGHSHPELSKVICQQASKLIHTSNLFYIQPQIEVAKILVENSCLDKVFFCNSGAEANETAIKLVRKYFYDKGKPEKFEIITFTGGFHGRTIGSLTATAQPKYHEGFKPLLQGIRYAEFNNIESLKEALSENTAAVMFEFIQGEGGINPIDENFLNEIKKMSEEREILIVVDEVQTGIGRTGKLFAYQHYDICPDIVTLAKGLGGGVPIGAVIAKEEIAKAFTPGTHGSTFGGNFLATSAAKVVLKNVLSEGFLKDVEDKGEYLKEKLRKIGLDPRGKGLMIGSTLPEKINAGELAKRCLENGLIVGTAGGNTLRLVPPLIITKPQIDEGIQILSEVVKQMHID is encoded by the coding sequence ATGAAGGATTTTGTTTTGGAAGGAAACAGATATCTTATAGGAAATTACGCAAGGTATCCTGTTTCTTTTGTCAGGGGAGAAGGTGTTTACCTATACGATACTGAAGGAAAAAAATATTTAGACATGCTTGCCGGAATAGCTGTAAACACCCTCGGACATTCTCACCCTGAGCTTTCAAAGGTAATATGCCAGCAAGCATCAAAACTTATACATACATCAAACCTTTTTTACATACAGCCCCAGATAGAAGTGGCAAAAATTCTTGTAGAAAACTCCTGTCTTGATAAGGTTTTTTTCTGTAACTCTGGAGCAGAAGCTAATGAGACAGCCATAAAGCTTGTCAGAAAGTATTTTTATGATAAAGGAAAGCCTGAAAAATTTGAGATAATCACATTTACAGGAGGTTTTCACGGAAGAACAATAGGATCTTTAACAGCAACAGCACAGCCTAAATACCATGAAGGATTTAAGCCTCTGCTTCAGGGAATAAGATATGCAGAGTTCAACAACATAGAAAGTTTAAAAGAAGCCCTCTCAGAAAACACAGCAGCTGTGATGTTTGAGTTTATTCAGGGGGAAGGAGGAATAAATCCGATTGATGAAAATTTTTTAAATGAGATAAAAAAAATGTCAGAGGAAAGGGAGATTTTAATCGTTGTTGATGAGGTTCAAACAGGGATAGGAAGGACAGGAAAGCTCTTTGCCTATCAGCATTATGACATATGTCCTGATATTGTTACCCTTGCAAAAGGTCTGGGAGGAGGCGTTCCTATAGGAGCTGTTATAGCAAAAGAAGAGATCGCAAAGGCTTTTACCCCCGGAACACACGGCTCAACGTTTGGGGGAAACTTTTTAGCAACATCTGCAGCAAAGGTAGTCCTGAAGAATGTTTTATCTGAAGGTTTTTTAAAAGATGTTGAGGATAAAGGAGAGTATCTGAAGGAAAAACTGAGAAAAATAGGTCTTGATCCACGGGGAAAGGGTCTTATGATTGGATCAACTCTTCCTGAAAAAATAAATGCAGGTGAACTGGCAAAAAGATGTCTTGAGAATGGTCTGATTGTTGGGACAGCAGGAGGTAACACTCTCAGACTTGTCCCTCCACTTATAATTACAAAACCTCAGATAGACGAGGGGATACAGATACTGTCAGAAGTTGTTAAACAGATGCATATAGATTAA
- the rnr gene encoding ribonuclease R has protein sequence MEITEKDIINFLKHRGKPVYFKMLQRKLGVPKSEKKALRKILKKLQKKKIIRYEKGKYLLTEWKLKEEGLLEGRVEAHPSGYGFLIIGDEVEDLFIPPPQMRYLFDGDIVVAKAVKRRKKDEAKIVKVVERAIKTAVGKYYKDKTGHYILLSDTVIPHRIYINKKDAKKNRLEPETYVVVEITQYPAPKQRGRGRILKVLGKTKNTLTVAEIISRKYNLPTEHSEEAIKEAEKLSPVVRITKNRKDLTDQVCFTIDPESARDHDDAVAIEKEGNNYRLFVHIADVSHYVKEGSAIDLEAYQRGNTYYLPERALHMLPERLAAELCSLRPNEKKYAFTCEMLINRSGKVVEYDIYESVIISKAKLTYDEALRLIIGDPALEEKYPEVVKPLRHMEKLAKILMKAKEKRGSIDFDMPESKILFTETGDPYDVVPYERHLAHRIIEEFMIIANETVARFMFEKDYPFIYRTHEEPDLDKVVKFVDLVAGLGYEVSYPEKITPKFIQKILEKVSGTPEETLVRFMALRTMKQAKYTIENIGHFGLASDCYTHFTSPIRRYADINVHRMLKKAIKGKFTKKDLQTLPSKLEEIAKQCSKMERVADDAERDALDILKLRILSNHVGEVFEGIITGVVSFGLFVELKRYLIEGLIPINTLPDHFKYDEVNQRLVSDWKVFRLGDRIKVRIEKVDEDLKKLDLSYVE, from the coding sequence ATGGAAATAACAGAAAAGGATATTATTAATTTTTTAAAGCACAGGGGAAAACCTGTTTATTTTAAGATGCTCCAGAGAAAACTTGGAGTGCCCAAATCAGAAAAAAAAGCTCTCAGAAAAATCCTGAAAAAACTCCAGAAAAAAAAGATAATCAGATATGAGAAGGGGAAATACCTTCTGACAGAATGGAAGTTAAAAGAGGAGGGATTGTTAGAAGGTAGAGTTGAAGCACACCCAAGCGGATACGGATTTTTGATTATAGGTGATGAGGTTGAAGATCTTTTTATCCCACCTCCGCAGATGAGATACCTCTTTGATGGGGATATAGTTGTAGCAAAAGCTGTAAAAAGAAGAAAAAAAGATGAAGCAAAGATAGTAAAGGTTGTTGAAAGGGCTATAAAAACAGCTGTAGGGAAATACTACAAAGATAAAACAGGTCATTATATTCTTCTTTCAGATACTGTTATCCCCCACAGGATTTATATAAACAAAAAAGATGCAAAGAAAAACAGACTTGAGCCTGAAACATATGTGGTCGTTGAGATAACCCAGTACCCGGCACCAAAGCAGAGGGGAAGGGGCAGGATACTTAAGGTATTGGGAAAAACCAAAAATACACTGACAGTTGCAGAGATAATATCAAGGAAATACAACCTTCCAACAGAACATTCAGAAGAAGCCATAAAAGAAGCAGAAAAGCTCTCCCCTGTTGTCAGAATAACAAAAAACAGAAAAGACCTTACAGATCAGGTATGCTTTACAATTGATCCTGAGTCTGCAAGGGATCACGATGATGCTGTAGCGATAGAAAAAGAGGGAAACAACTACAGGCTTTTTGTTCATATAGCCGATGTTTCGCACTACGTAAAGGAAGGATCTGCTATTGATCTTGAGGCTTACCAGAGGGGAAATACATACTACCTTCCAGAAAGAGCTCTACACATGCTTCCTGAGAGGCTTGCCGCAGAGCTTTGCAGCTTAAGACCCAATGAAAAAAAGTATGCATTTACCTGTGAGATGCTGATAAACAGATCAGGAAAGGTAGTTGAATACGACATATATGAGAGCGTAATAATAAGCAAAGCAAAGCTCACATACGATGAAGCCCTAAGGTTGATAATAGGTGATCCAGCACTTGAAGAAAAATATCCAGAAGTTGTAAAACCTCTCAGACACATGGAAAAACTGGCAAAAATACTGATGAAAGCAAAAGAAAAAAGAGGAAGCATAGATTTTGACATGCCGGAAAGTAAGATACTGTTTACAGAAACAGGAGATCCCTATGATGTTGTTCCTTACGAGAGGCATCTTGCACACAGGATAATAGAAGAGTTTATGATAATAGCCAATGAGACTGTAGCCAGATTTATGTTTGAGAAAGACTACCCGTTCATATACAGAACCCACGAAGAGCCAGATCTTGATAAGGTCGTAAAATTTGTTGATCTTGTTGCAGGTTTAGGGTATGAGGTTTCTTACCCTGAAAAGATAACACCTAAGTTTATACAGAAAATACTTGAAAAAGTTTCAGGAACTCCTGAGGAAACACTTGTAAGGTTTATGGCACTCAGAACGATGAAACAGGCAAAATACACCATTGAGAACATAGGACATTTTGGTCTTGCATCTGACTGTTATACCCACTTTACATCACCGATAAGGAGATATGCAGACATAAATGTTCACCGTATGCTTAAAAAAGCGATAAAAGGAAAATTTACAAAGAAAGATCTGCAGACACTTCCTTCAAAACTTGAGGAAATAGCAAAACAGTGTTCAAAAATGGAAAGGGTGGCAGATGATGCAGAAAGGGATGCCCTTGACATATTAAAACTCAGAATTCTTTCAAACCATGTTGGAGAGGTTTTTGAAGGTATAATAACAGGCGTGGTTTCTTTCGGTCTTTTTGTTGAGCTTAAAAGGTATCTTATTGAGGGTCTTATTCCTATAAACACCCTTCCAGACCATTTCAAATATGATGAGGTTAACCAGAGGCTTGTAAGTGACTGGAAGGTTTTCCGTCTTGGGGACAGGATAAAAGTAAGGATAGAAAAAGTAGATGAGGATCTTAAAAAATTAGACCTCTCTTATGTGGAATAA
- a CDS encoding ATP synthase F0 subunit B — protein MPEVHVIPDITLIIQLGIFFVFMFIMKKIYFDPYLEAFDERERTVEQLLKEAEENNKKANEILEEVEKILTQTREESKKIMEQYHKETSQMVSNILRKAQEEAEKEIEDAKKEVAMTVEIEKKTMDKIIEKMAEEIAEKLLLKEKAA, from the coding sequence ATGCCTGAGGTTCATGTAATACCTGATATTACTCTGATTATACAGCTTGGAATTTTCTTTGTTTTTATGTTTATTATGAAAAAAATATACTTTGACCCCTATCTCGAAGCCTTTGATGAAAGAGAGAGGACTGTAGAACAGCTTCTTAAAGAAGCTGAGGAAAACAACAAAAAAGCAAATGAGATACTTGAAGAGGTTGAAAAAATCCTTACCCAGACAAGGGAAGAATCAAAAAAAATAATGGAGCAGTATCATAAAGAAACCTCCCAGATGGTAAGTAACATTCTGAGAAAAGCACAGGAAGAGGCAGAAAAAGAGATTGAAGATGCTAAAAAAGAAGTGGCAATGACAGTGGAGATAGAGAAAAAAACAATGGATAAGATTATTGAGAAAATGGCTGAAGAGATAGCTGAAAAACTACTTCTCAAGGAGAAAGCAGCATGA
- a CDS encoding ATP synthase F0 subunit B yields the protein MKNILLFTLGIVSITFASGDIQGLLIWKILNTVVLLVLLAWVIKKWGVAFFENRRKSIASMVEEAQKAQEESKKALEDAKAKLEDAKMKFNESLKIAEETAKKEREVAIKEAQEIAERIKAQAKDAIMVEIKRGENELRKYAVHKAIEISEKIVKEKINPEVEKEIILKSLKSIS from the coding sequence ATGAAAAACATTCTCTTGTTCACTCTGGGGATTGTGTCTATAACATTTGCATCAGGAGATATTCAGGGTTTGCTGATCTGGAAAATACTCAATACAGTTGTTCTTCTGGTTCTTTTGGCATGGGTTATAAAAAAATGGGGAGTTGCGTTTTTTGAAAACAGAAGAAAATCAATAGCTTCTATGGTTGAAGAGGCTCAAAAAGCACAGGAAGAAAGCAAAAAAGCCCTTGAAGATGCAAAAGCAAAACTTGAAGATGCAAAGATGAAATTTAATGAGTCGTTAAAAATAGCTGAAGAAACAGCAAAAAAAGAAAGGGAAGTTGCGATTAAAGAAGCTCAGGAAATAGCAGAAAGAATAAAAGCTCAGGCTAAAGACGCAATAATGGTGGAAATCAAAAGAGGAGAGAATGAACTCAGGAAGTATGCTGTTCATAAGGCTATAGAAATATCTGAAAAAATAGTAAAAGAGAAAATCAATCCAGAAGTTGAAAAGGAGATCATATTAAAATCCCTAAAAAGCATTTCATAA